Within Bactrocera oleae isolate idBacOlea1 chromosome 6, idBacOlea1, whole genome shotgun sequence, the genomic segment CTTCTTGTAAACGGCAAACCTTAAAAAGCTTTTTAACATTTAAGTTACTGATTATAACAGGGGCGTTTCACTACCGGATAAAACTGACAGTCGAATAAAAGGACGAAGCAAGAAACTTACCACTCAGTTCAGTCAACTAAAATGTTCCGAGCAATTGCATAAAATGAATATGTTATGAAATATTactttcaattcaaatttattataatccAGGAGTAATAATCAATTTAATTCACATTTGTAATATAAATCatcaataaatgaaaaaattattataaatttttaaaacaaaatccaACAATTGTTTGTAAGAAAAACTTCAATCATCATCTGCTGGTTCAGTTTTAATATTCAATACGGCAAAATCATCTGGAGCAATGATGCCCATATCCGCCATATCCTCGCCGACAGCTTCCGAAGCTTTTCGCTGCTCTGTAAGAGAGCAATTACGCTTTCCATATTCAGCAGGCGTTGTGAGCGGGCGCTTGTTGCCAACAACGGGACTAGAAGATGTAGAAAATGGCGAAAGCGTGCAGACATGTGAAGAGCTTGAAGAGTCACGGCAAACCTTAGTGTTGCTAGAGGATGTCGGCAGAGGTGTCTTCTCATCATTACGCACGAATTTGTTGAAACCCATATTAAGTGGTACCGCATGCACAACCGAATTACGATCACCCGCGCGCACGCTCACTACCGGCGAGGTTCTCAAAGTAGTAGTAGTGGAAACAGTCGAAGCCGTAGCGTTTACGCTGGAGATAGTGCTACGAAATGGTGTGGGTAATTTGAAAACCTCTCTGCTCACGACATGGGCAGGCGAACTGCGATGGGCAATTGTGATTTTCGGTGTGGTCGACATCGGTTCTTTGGTATTGGCAATGGTGGTTAAATAGTTGCTACTGGCAGTATCATTCGGTAAGGCGCCACAAACTGAATAACGGCGAATGAGCGGACGCGCACCGACACGAATTGTTTGTTGATTGCGATCAGTCTTCACGGTTGCATTAGCTGAGCTTGCGGTCGCGGCTGACATGCCACCGCTACCCCTAATTGGTGTCATCAACTGACGGAGCTTTTGATTGTTTGCTGCATTAGCGACCAAAGTTGATGAAGCCTTAGTGACCAACTTATTGCTGATGGTATCCTTATTGCCTGTAGTTTCAGTGGTGCTGCGCGGCACAATGAACGTACCAACACCGCTGGCATTCACGGCGTTCTCCAAACTGGCGCTAGTTACATTACTTTTGGGGTAAATACGGTAAATGCGTCGATGCACGATCTCACTGTTGCTCGGTGCACAAGCTCCACTTTTGGTGGGCATGCTGTAAGCTGAAGAGCCATGTTCGTTTACCTTAACCAATTTACGTATGACACGACGTTGTAAGACTGTTGATGAGGgcgttgtggttgttgtttgtGTAGAAGTTGCAGTTTCACCGGCTCGCGTGAGCAACATAGGCGTCGGCTTATTTGTCATTtgatttgtagttgttgttgtattaaaaGGTGATACACGTAGCGATAGCGGTGGCGGCGGTTGTGATGGTGTAAGACGCATCGATGCATTTGGCGAAATCAAAGCACACTTTTCTGGGCTCGTCTTAGGTGCCAACTCGCTACTACTATCACTCAATTTCAAGTTGAGCTCTGGCGTATGCTTGGCTGCTTGCACCATAGCGACCAGCTCACGCACCAAATTCAACTCGCCACCGCTTACAGCGCTCAGTTGCTTCGGTATGATGGCTTTCGTTTCCTGGTTTGACGGGAAATCGCTAGGACTATCGAAAACTTCCATCAATGACTCAAAGATTTTCTTCTTGAAATGCAACTTTTGACGCGCATTCATTTCGTTCAAATAGGGTTTTATAGTGTCGAAGAAATCATCAACACTGGAAGTTGGCTGCAGACTACATTGTACGCCTTGGTCGATAGAAGCTTGTGAAGCATTAGTAACGTGCAATACAACTTTTTCAGCTGGACTTAAAGAATTTTCGTCTCGCAACGTTTTAAtcagtgttgttgttggtgattGTGAAGGGCCTACAATGTGGCTATCAGCCTGTGGTATACATAAGGTACGTGTTCTTTTTTGTGCCGAAAAATTTGTGGATTGGTTGTCGACTGGCGCTGTGTTCCCTGTTTTCTTTGACAAGTTAGCAGCCGCCACCAATTGGTTTGTAGCCTCGCCTAGTGATTTCAAACGGGACGCACCTCGCTTAATGCTTTTGATTGCACTATCTTTCTGGCGCAAATCCCGCTGGCTGGTTACCTTCTTACCTATGCCACGTTTGCAAGCGCGCTTGAGACGACATTGTCgttttttaacaaattcgtCTTTTGGTTTATCATTTTGTTCGTTATTTTCAGTCTCATCAACTTTGCTCTGCGGCTGCTCAATTTCATTATGCTCAAATTCACTCAAAACATCCTCTCCAGCTGCCACATTGGCTTCATTATCTGGCGCGTATTCAAGTTCATTGCTAACGCtagtttttttgataaaaaatgtgCCTGACTCATCGTTCGTGGGGCTTATGTAAAATGTGCCGACTTTACTCTTTGAGCTCGGTAACTTTTTACTCACTCCAGCATCAATAATATCTTTCATAATTTCTTCTGCATTTACAAGCTTTCCTAAAGACTGTGTCTTTCTAATGGGCCTACCTTCAGCCATTTTAGTTTCTTCGCTATTCTTTCTCAACACTTTAAGCCTAGCAGAAGGTGGTCTTTTGCTAACTGTATCATCTTCAATATTCAGTTCTTCTCTCATTTTAAGCCCTACCTCattcttattttttactttcaactCCTCGTTTCCACGTTTGATCACAACCTCTTCTAAAAACCCGTCATCCGCTTTAGTCTTGGGCGTGACTTCTGCATTTTCTTGAGCGTTTCTATCAACAGGCGTTGTTATACCTTCCGCTTCAACATCACTTTCGCAAAACGGTTGTTCTTCATTTTTATGCGGTATGAGAAATTCTAATAAATCGTGCAGGTTGTTCTCTCGTGCACGATTACCTTTACGCTTTTTTGGTGATACAACTCGTGATTGTGAGAAAGTGACTCGTATATCGCGCCAACGTTGCTTGCAGCTGTCAACTGGAAAGAGAGTGAACGAAATGTTTTGGGAtggtaaaattattttaaaaatatggatCTATTGAAAGTTTTGTTATATTAATCCCTGATAACCCAGAGAGCGCAATTAATCACTAAGTCTCACCACGTCACTATCAAAAAAGAATTCACTATCAATCAAAATTTCAGTGAAATGTCCgaagatttcaaaaaaatagaaagAGCAATATCGGTCGATGATGCAATCGTTGTTTTTCAAGGAAAATCACGCATTAAAATGCAATTGACATCTCAACGAACCCTTTGACCGCAACCGCGAGACCATTCCACAGCAGTGATTGGCGTATCCACTGGTAGTCGTCAGAGAGGAATAGTCGAGACAACGCTCTTCATCTGGCGAGCCTACTCTAATGGTAGAAATATTTAATCATTTAGCGAATAAAAACATGCTCTGATCTCtagaaaacgcatttaaagaaGTTGGAGCAACGCTGGATCAATTATAATAAGGAAACTATATGAAAAGTaaatcacaatttttaattttttatttctttttaaatggCTATGTAATTATCGAAGCACTCTCAAAACGATAGACATCCATTAAGATACTTTACTTGAATAAAATGCGATTCCATGCGTAAGATAgcaattttgaatatataattagcctctttgacagctgttacttgacttatacaatatttatcgGAAAGATCTTGGTTTGCaggcttacaaaatccaactcgtggaAGAATTTAAGCCGAACAAGCATCAAACGCATCGTCAGCGATGAAGCTAATAATCCAGAAGCCATAGTTGAGGCGGCGTTACATTCTCAATAAGTCACTGTTgggtgtgctctatgggcagaggaAATCATTGGTGCATATTTCTTCACAAATGAAGCCGAACATAATGGGCCTTTGGCCTcaaagatcgtgcgatttaacacgtttgaactatttttttggGATTATATAAAGGCCCTTGTCTATGCAAATAAGGTCGACACGATTAACGTCTTGGAAGAGAATATACGACGCATTATTGCTGACGTACGGCCCCAATTGCttcaaaaagtggtcgaaagtTGGACCTCTAGGACCTTTATTCGAGTTACTTGCCCGATATCTTTTTTTAAACACAACGGCACCCcgttatctttataataaagcttaaTTCTTAGccataacaataaattatatgtgttttcaaacatttcgagttttaaaaaaaaaatatatgtatacacagaCCTACATTATAGAACGCACCAGGAAAgtgattacaataatttttagtatCGGTTAGGTTTTAAACTGTTTTTTCTAAGTatgctaaaaattttaatttaaacattttcttgatatttatgtatttgagaCAAAATCGTTTGGAATATGATTTCAATTTAGGAATTAATGAAAcagaaattactaaaattaaaaaaagtaaaacatatCGATTACGTTTATTACagaacatatttaaataatacttcaaagaaattttaataacgTCTTAATGGTTAAAGCCAATCtgggatttttaaaaataaaaggagCATTCCCAGGATAGACCCCTccaatttgtaacaaaatgtgaatatacaatttttttaaactcgctaataaatgtttaataaagcATGAAATAAAGATGAATGCGAttcctttttgctttttgctagAATTAATTGTTTATGTTACTCCCTTTTTAGCGATCTCATCCCCAAATTTTTTACTCTAGCCCTTATGAATGTAACTATTTTATTGAGAAAGGCAACCCTGCCTAACATGCATGTAGTAGGCAACCCTATGCGCACTGCCGAAGTGCACCCTCTCCTTTGGCACTCACCTGTCTCCTCGCACGTTTCGGCTATCTTCAGCCAGGCACGATCGTATGCCTCTCGCGAAACCGAATTGGCCACGGCGTGATCATAAATACACGGATGTTGTTGCACGGCACGGCACAAACGAACATGGCTTTGATTGCTCATGGCCAACAAACCGATGAACGCACGAGATTTTTCCAAACACTAAAACTTTAAGCAATAAACCAGCTAGCAGCGGCTACTACTATTAGCACACTGCACAAGCCGAGctttttcacaaacacaaacacgAATTCCACTTGAAAAAATTAGCACAAATTTTCTCGATGCACATCGCAAACAGCAAAACTATCAACAATCGTCAATAACAAGCTCTAGTGTCACATTGACAGCAGTCAGCGAATGACATTTGTCAATTTCGGCGCTGGGTTGCTCTGCTGCTGGCACAAGTAGTTTAacactttttcaaattatttaaattttcaaaattcccACAACTCGTTAACACACCGAAACGTTTAATTACAACCGTACACGCTTACATTTGCAAACTATTTTCTGCTTGCCATTAAACAATTGGCTAATTTTGTTGCTTTATGTCTTGCTTCGGTATTTCAGTTGAACTGCTCGTTTCGGTTTGTTTTGATTATGAATTTGTTCGTGGCAGCATTGCCAACACGCATATTGACTctgttttgtcgttttggtgcTGTGAATACGCAGTGCAGACCTTGTGATTTTGATTGCTGGCAGTGTTATGCGTCGCTAAGAGAGTTTTGAAAGACACTGCATTAGTAAGAGCATAGCCAAATGTCATTGGTGCGGCAGTTTGAAGTGCGGCGTAGccgaaataaaaatgttgccgAACGCGTAGAGCGAGTATGAATGAGTTTTGAAGTGTgtgtttacaaatacatatataggtacatacacatattatatttattttgattcaaGATTTAGCAAGCCGTTATGAGACTAAGAATGGCTTAAAATTGTATCTAAACATTTCAatgaacatatatttattaccTAGTAAATCACATATTCGATATTAATATCACgtttacatataaacaaattattattatttttgccatAGCTCTCTCAATTGTCATAACCAATAAATAAACAAGGAGTTTATCTATAAAAGAATTCTAACTAATAAATCAGTTTAAATCGTAATCATTCATCCTGCTTACAACGCTGAGTTATCgatcatttttattgaaaagaaaGCAAGAAACGATACATGTTTCTACACAACTCTTGGCTATCGATAATGGCTTCTATAAAGCAAGAAAGAAACGGAAGGAaacaaaatgcatatatgtttataattagcatgatgagcttcctctattattattattttttgtttggtcTACTTTGATATCTTTCGAATTCTACAAGCTTTAAGTCGTTTCCGAATGTCTAAGGCATATGATATGTAGACTTTCCGTCATCGATATATGCTCGCATGGATTGAATCTGTATCATTATAATTTTCTATAGAGTGGTGGTGCGTACCCTAATCACAAAGTAAGAGTGCCCACATTAATTGAAAAAAGCAGTTTTCGAAATTATTGATTCTGGAAGAAAATTGTATGAGGCTAAAATtaaggttatgttgaaaatttgaattgaaagaACTTATGGGTAGTTATTGCgcctttataaaaaattgtccaTTAATAGTCCAATATACATAAAGCTTATAAAAGCTTTACAGGTATTCTTCCATGCATGAAGATTAATTACACAGATAAGTTCATGCCATTTTCTATTTCGAACAGGGAAAATTCAGGATTCTCCCTGCATTTTTGATGAAGTAATGAATGTATATTCTAACAGGACAATATCATCGTACGGATTTCTTAAATGCAGATTTGGCTCCAGGTATTTCCAGCATATAGTTTagtcagatatacatatatatatagagcaaaCAAGAAGGACGCTCGACTGTTACAACGCATCAGTAAAATTCAACGCCGATTTAAATTATGTTCTAGGCATAACTTTTATACCTTTATGCCACATTCATTCTAAATATCCATATTCTTAGTATTACCTTAGCAAATGGATTGACAATAAATGAGAACTATCATACAGGCGACTTTCCGATTAAGAAATATCTCCAATACCTCATAAGATTTGTTTTACGGGTCACTATcgatatttctaaataaaaaattatcgttTGCCACCACTGTATATCGACTCCTGactaccgttttttttttgtggatatTTTTATGGATAGAAGACATTTCAGCTTCCCCAATAAACCTCCATATATCCCAATTATTATCGCTCTATGAAAAGTTAGGAGTTGTGAAATTTCTAAATCAGCAAAGACGAAGTCTTGAACCCAAAATTCGTACAAAGATAATTAAATACTTAAGGTACTATGTTATGCTAATTGCTATTGGGTTTTCgtataagaacttgattgtgAGAAATTAATCTGCAATGCATAGTGAATGAAGTCGACTACTGTTGTCacacaaattattaatttctgaTAATATTAATCGAAATTTGTGCTGAAAGCTTTGAGTTCGTTTGTCTCATTTGATCTGAACACCACCCTCCAGATAAGTGGTTTTGTACCCATGTTCAAGTATGCTATCATTTAcatttgtgtgtacatatatacatttgtatatgtatgtatgttactaCATatcaccagagaacgtaaatgaattctctgatatcagagaacgtaaatgaatagagaaggagcaaatgttagcagtactaaaatgttaattacgatggaggaacatcgaaaacgcgccagttggaaaataaaatttcaccacaactatcagggtacgaaacgaactacaccactctataagcaaaatgtatacacatacatatgcacagatgttctttgatatgcgcataaacaaaacttaaaataataaaaacgaaagaaattgacttctgacaggaaaatattaataatcagggaaataatattaaaatagaattcaaatatcatttcataaaaaagggttataaaaataaaaaatagtataatatataaaaatatgataggatttgaacttaggcaaaacatttcattgcaataaggaagtgtgctatacaagcaacaCCACAGATCAcattagaacatatttgtctaatctgtgaactcaaacagctattgttgtttacttgcttcaatgtttatatgtctatatgtgaatattcttgaaattgccttccttcattcgcatgtccatatatatttgcatatatgtacacatatgtacatatgtatgtacctcaatatgtctttcgcaaaaaatcaaacattcgcgcaagtgacaaaaaaacgtagacgcaccatcatcggccaataatattcaagcgaactcgcggcatattttcttagtatttcatattacaacgacaacaaattcattcataaggaacgtgcgctgcttcaaagcaaagtgcgttcgttcataactctgcgccgcgctattttttctgtgcgcctggtaaaccacatttggttttcatatagaattcctaccgcaaatgcgcgaaaataaaaatgaatgaaattgaatttgaatgtcttcagtaaaattgaagaatcagcaaaatttaaattttacaatttgtatcactgaaaatcctaccatccccctcgcgtttgtatgttgcccacaagctgcttcctcacaacatttgctaaaaatcagaaattgaagaatttgtctgatgttcacttcaaaaaggagaattggcaacatgacctcttagcgaatttaaataatatttatatttttgcatattatgcactatttatggcattaaattacaaaatttatattaaattgccattcatatgaaatcattaactacttctatatattctaagcacagtccatatagtacttttatatgtttatttattatcattatttcatagt encodes:
- the LOC106620173 gene encoding probable serine/threonine-protein kinase nek3, which translates into the protein MSNQSHVRLCRAVQQHPCIYDHAVANSVSREAYDRAWLKIAETCEETVDSCKQRWRDIRVTFSQSRVVSPKKRKGNRARENNLHDLLEFLIPHKNEEQPFCESDVEAEGITTPVDRNAQENAEVTPKTKADDGFLEEVVIKRGNEELKVKNKNEVGLKMREELNIEDDTVSKRPPSARLKVLRKNSEETKMAEGRPIRKTQSLGKLVNAEEIMKDIIDAGVSKKLPSSKSKVGTFYISPTNDESGTFFIKKTSVSNELEYAPDNEANVAAGEDVLSEFEHNEIEQPQSKVDETENNEQNDKPKDEFVKKRQCRLKRACKRGIGKKVTSQRDLRQKDSAIKSIKRGASRLKSLGEATNQLVAAANLSKKTGNTAPVDNQSTNFSAQKRTRTLCIPQADSHIVGPSQSPTTTLIKTLRDENSLSPAEKVVLHVTNASQASIDQGVQCSLQPTSSVDDFFDTIKPYLNEMNARQKLHFKKKIFESLMEVFDSPSDFPSNQETKAIIPKQLSAVSGGELNLVRELVAMVQAAKHTPELNLKLSDSSSELAPKTSPEKCALISPNASMRLTPSQPPPPLSLRVSPFNTTTTTNQMTNKPTPMLLTRAGETATSTQTTTTTPSSTVLQRRVIRKLVKVNEHGSSAYSMPTKSGACAPSNSEIVHRRIYRIYPKSNVTSASLENAVNASGVGTFIVPRSTTETTGNKDTISNKLVTKASSTLVANAANNQKLRQLMTPIRGSGGMSAATASSANATVKTDRNQQTIRVGARPLIRRYSVCGALPNDTASSNYLTTIANTKEPMSTTPKITIAHRSSPAHVVSREVFKLPTPFRSTISSVNATASTVSTTTTLRTSPVVSVRAGDRNSVVHAVPLNMGFNKFVRNDEKTPLPTSSSNTKVCRDSSSSSHVCTLSPFSTSSSPVVGNKRPLTTPAEYGKRNCSLTEQRKASEAVGEDMADMGIIAPDDFAVLNIKTEPADDD